One genomic segment of Kogia breviceps isolate mKogBre1 chromosome 11, mKogBre1 haplotype 1, whole genome shotgun sequence includes these proteins:
- the LOC131765635 gene encoding LOW QUALITY PROTEIN: probable aminopeptidase NPEPL1 (The sequence of the model RefSeq protein was modified relative to this genomic sequence to represent the inferred CDS: inserted 1 base in 1 codon; deleted 4 bases in 2 codons): protein MVNVGLQFQASAGDADPQSRQLLLLGQLHHLHRVPWSHVRGKLLPWVAEELWQAALSTLNPSPTDSCPLYRNYATVAALPYRVSRHNSPSAAHFVTRLTRTCLPPXIHPCILMVCERSDAFASACALARTFPLSTQSSGASRRLEKKTVPVEFFLVGQDNGPVEVSTLQCLTSATEGVRLAARIVDTPRNEMNTDTFLEEIKKVGKELGIVPTVIRDEELKTRGFGGICGVGKAAFHPPALAVLSHTPDGATQTIAWVGKGIVYDTGGLSMKGKTTVPGMKRDCGGAAALWEAFRAAVKQGFKDTLHAVFCLAENLVGPSTTRPDDIHLLYSGKTVEINNMDAEGRLVLADGVSFACKDLGADIILDIATLIGAQGIATGKYRAAVLTNSAEWEAACMKAGQQCGDLVHPLVYCPELHFSEFTSAVADIKNSVADRDNGPSSCAGLFIASHISFDWPGVWVHLDIAVPVHAGERATGFGMALLLALFGQASEDPLLNLVSPLGCEVDAQERDAERDSKKRRLV, encoded by the exons ATGGTGAACGTCGGGCTGCAGTTCCAGGCGAGCGCCGGGGACGCGGACCCGCAGAGCCGGCAGCTGCTGCTGCTCGGGCAGCTGCACCACCTGCACCGCGTGCCCTGGAGCCACGTCCGCGGGAAGCTGCTGCCCTGGGTCGCCGAGGAGCTCTGGCAGGCTGCCCTAAGCACGCTCAACCCCAGCCCCACGGACAGCTGTCCTCTCTACCGGAACTATGCCACCGTGGCTGCCCTTCCCTACAGGGTGAGCCGGCACAATAGCCCCTCGGCCGCGCATTTCGTCACCCGGCTCACGCGGACCTGCCTGCCGC GAATCCATCCGTGCATTCTGATGGTCTGTGAGCGGTCGGACGCCTTCGCCTCGGCCTGTGCCCTGGCCCGCACTTTCCCACTCTCCACCCAAAGCTCAGGGGCATCACGGCGCCTGGAGAAGAAGACCGTCCCAGTGGAGTTTTTCCTGGTGGGACAAGACAACGGGCCAGTGGAAGTGTCCACTTTGCAATGTTTAACA AGTGCCACAGAAGGCGTGCGGCTGGCAGCCCGCATTGTGGACACGCCCCGCAATGAGATGAACACAGACACCTTCCTCGAGGAGATTAAGAAAGTTGGAAAAGAACTGGGGATCGTCCCAACCGTTATCCGGGACGAGGAGCTGAAGACGAGAGGATTTGGAGGGATCTGTGGTGTGGGCAAAGCTGCCTTCCACCCCCCAGCCCTAGCCGTCCTCAGCCACACCCCAGACGGAGCCACCCAGACCATCGCGTGGGTGGGCAAGGGCATCGTCTACGACACCGGGGGTCTCAGCATGAAGGGGAAG ACCACCGTGCCGGGGATGAAGAGAGACTGCGGAGGCGCCGCGGCCTTGTGGGAGGCCTTCAGAGCCGCCGTCAAGCAGGGTTTCAAAGACACCCTCCACGCCGTGTTCTGCTTAGCTGAGAACTTGGTGGGACCCAGCACCACGAGGCCGGACGACATCCACCTGCTGTACTCAGGAAAGACTGTGGAAATCAACAACATGGATGCCGAGGGCAGGCTGGTGCTGGCAGATGGCGTGTCCTTCGCGTGCAAGGACCTGGGCGCCGACATCATCCTGGACATCGCCACGCTGATCGGAGCTCAGGGCATCGCCACGGGCAAGTATCGCGCTGCAGTGCTCACCAACAGCGCCGAGTGGGAGGCGGCCTGCATGAAGGCCGGGCAGCAGTGCGGGGACCTGGTGCACCCGCTTGTCTACTGCCCGGAGCTGCACTTCAGCGAGTTCACCTCGGCCGTGGCCGACATTAAGAACTCAGTGGCGGACCGGGACAACGGCCCCAGCTCCTGCGCCGGCCTTTTCATCGCCTCGCACATCAGCTTCGACTGGCCTGGGGTCTGGGTCCACCTGGACATTGCTGTGCCCGTGCACGCCGGTGAGCGGGCCACAGGCTTCGGTATGGCCCTCCTGCTGGCACTCTTCGGCCAGGCCTCTGAGGACCCTCTGCTGAACCTGGTGTCCCCACTAGGCTGTGAGGTGGACGCCCAGGAGCGGGACGCGGAGAGGGACTCCAAGAAGCGCAGGCTCGTGTGA